A genome region from Phoenix dactylifera cultivar Barhee BC4 chromosome 18, palm_55x_up_171113_PBpolish2nd_filt_p, whole genome shotgun sequence includes the following:
- the LOC103724157 gene encoding NAC domain-containing protein 22-like has protein sequence MELPGFRFHPTEVELLDFYLRRAVLGKKLQVDIIGTLNLYRHDPWELPGLAKIGEREWYFFVPRDRKQSNGGRPNRTTEHGFWKATGSDRPIRSAADPKRLIGLKKTLVYYEGRAPRGSKTDWVMNEYRLPDPTTPPKEDIVLCKVYRKATSLKELEQRAAMSSPNSRSTIESPSDQESLQKLTTVDDDGCVKEAKEEEVQKEVAAKSTQLVNLPKLKVPMYNSLEWMQDPFWSQLRSPWFDPWSPSYANVLNF, from the exons ATGGAACTTCCGGGCTTCAGATTCCATCCTACGGAGGTGGAGCTTCTGGACTTCTATCTTAGAAGAGCAGTCCTGGGGAAGAAGCTCCAGGTTGACATCATTGGCACCCTCAATCTCTACCGCCATGACCCTTGGGAACTACCTG GGCTGGCGAAGATAGGAGAAAGAGAGTGGTACTTCTTTGTGCCAAGGGATCGGAAGCAATCCAATGGCGGTCGGCCGAATCGAACGACAGAGCATGGGTTTTGGAAGGCCACCGGTTCAGACCGACCGATTCGCAGTGCGGCGGACCCGAAGCGGCTTATTGGCCTCAAGAAGACCCTGGTCTACTATGAGGGCCGAGCCCCACGTGGCTCCAAGACCGACTGGGTCATGAACGAGTACCGCCTCCCCGACCCTACCACCCCTCCCAAG gagGATATAGTGTTGTGCAAGGTCTACCGAAAAGCAACATCACTAAAGGAGCTAGAGCAAAGAGCGGCAATGTCGTCACCGAATTCTAGGTCGACCATAGAGTCACCATCGGATCAAGAGAGCTTGCAAAAATTGACGACAGTGGATGATGATGGATGCGTCAAAGAGGCTAAAGAGGAGGAGGTACAGAAAGAGGTGGCGGCCAAGTCGACTCAATTGGTGAATTTGCCTAAGCTTAAGGTTCCGATGTACAATAGTTTAGAGTGGATGCAGGACCCTTTCTGGAGTCAGCTTAGGAGTCCATGGTTTGATCCATGGTCTCCTTCCTATGCCAATGTGcttaatttctga